In a single window of the Blastopirellula retiformator genome:
- a CDS encoding SAM-dependent methyltransferase, protein MTTSTSSSSADCYDYPQYWDLAFRDETLFEADFVESAADKYAIVPVKSILEPGCGGGRLMVELAKRGYQVSGFDLSEPSVRYVQQRLKRRKLPGDVFVGDMTDFTLPKPIDCVVNFVNTFRHLTTEAAALSHLQQVAAALRPGGLFLLGFHLIPLDADPDCTERSTAKHGQTKVTLTLRVVDFNRRRRLERIRFNLRVKSGRRDLKLKSEYDYRLYTRTQFLKLLEKVPQLQLCETFDFNYDIDEPVPLDDELSDAVFVLRKRAS, encoded by the coding sequence ATGACGACGTCGACTAGCTCCTCTTCCGCCGATTGCTACGACTATCCGCAGTATTGGGATCTCGCCTTTCGGGACGAGACTCTGTTCGAGGCTGACTTTGTCGAGTCGGCCGCCGATAAGTACGCGATCGTTCCGGTCAAGTCGATCCTAGAGCCTGGCTGTGGCGGAGGTCGCCTGATGGTCGAGCTCGCCAAACGCGGGTATCAGGTCAGCGGTTTCGATCTAAGCGAACCGTCGGTCCGCTACGTGCAGCAGCGACTCAAACGCCGTAAACTGCCGGGCGACGTCTTTGTCGGCGACATGACCGACTTTACCTTGCCCAAGCCGATCGACTGCGTCGTCAACTTCGTCAATACGTTTCGCCACCTTACGACCGAAGCGGCGGCCCTTTCGCATCTGCAGCAAGTCGCCGCCGCACTGCGCCCTGGCGGACTTTTCTTGCTTGGCTTTCACCTGATTCCGCTCGACGCCGATCCCGACTGCACCGAGCGTTCGACCGCCAAGCATGGACAGACCAAGGTTACGCTGACGCTGCGGGTGGTCGACTTCAATCGCCGCCGCCGACTCGAGCGGATCCGCTTTAACCTGCGGGTCAAAAGCGGCCGGCGCGACCTGAAGCTCAAATCCGAGTATGACTATCGACTCTACACGCGGACGCAGTTTCTGAAGCTGCTAGAGAAGGTCCCGCAGCTTCAGCTGTGCGAAACGTTCGATTTCAACTACGACATCGACGAGCCGGTTCCGCTGGATGATGAGCTGTCGGACGCCGTGTTTGTGCTGCGAAAGCGGGCAAGCTGA
- a CDS encoding PAS domain S-box protein produces the protein MLRKYLLLGIVPALAAVGLAMVLNYATTRTLVLEKIEQVQQTELQLQIERIESFFMRLVVRLETLAESSELQAGRREEIMPYLAKERQSLGNEIEAIYYNTVDGDVYDTDGSKFNVSDRHYFAKISAGELVISRLLKSRGSGADVVLILVPTFDTNGARNGAVGLTILERHLIDYLDSATVSHDARLYLFDQDGKMIAGDANDSFSASSVSAEGQDSTKTNRSQDQTIVIGAIPNSGWSLALIYPDETTFLPIFRRLRWAQLGGAAVGLAVALALGVLFTNAAMAPIKKISDAHSQYAKGDKSLRLPMDELNEFAPLAQSFNFLASRISAVESEREQHLRDVEASEARFRALFDAAADAMFLVDVKAKIINVNDEACRSLGYTREELQQMHSDEVEVGWKREAIVELQDSIAENDPLSPVSGRHRRKDGSEFPVEVRIGRFVENGQPLFIAIVRNVEVRLRQEEIIRREKAMLERVMQASVAAIMIVDAHDKTKFANRRAIELLALSPTEYGFSEPAWRRFDWSGKPLNEETQTAYSRVRKTNAPVYGVRYLLERGPGDRRVLHINGAPLHNEQGEFDGAVLVVDDITDAYQAERALKASEDRFQLAVRGAQQGIWEWDLVEDRTYWSERMFEHFGISPENGPPPRDAIRSWIHPDDRQRVDEMFEKFEAQQGPFDAECRFRVAAGEYRWFRLSGDGERDESGAIIRLAGALTDITARKQAEQFVRENEARYRAIFEAAVNGFFLYSLEGELVDVNPAACRIHGYTREEMLAMDPREFIHPDSHLTFEEFLKTVAAGKRFEAPAIGIRKDGGVFYADVIGVPYEADGRRLALGTVLDVTESRMAAKERETLIGNLEAKNTELERFTYTVSHDLKSPLITIKGFLGALSQDIDRGDMPAVQEDMQIISDAAEKMADLLDDLLELSRIGRVCNPNGFVEGQKLVDAVLTFLAGRIAEKQVNVAVSCDDRQFYVDRVRLQEVLQNLVENAVKYSDPADPRVTIQLSSDKTHTTCWVRDNGPGIPESFREKIFGLFEKLDPHSDGTGIGLAIAKRIIEFHQGEIWVEPNPVKGACFCFRIPRDPNSPLLSTVTLG, from the coding sequence ATGTTACGCAAATACCTTCTGCTCGGGATCGTACCTGCGCTCGCGGCCGTCGGCTTGGCGATGGTGCTGAACTACGCAACGACCCGAACGCTGGTCTTGGAGAAAATCGAACAGGTACAGCAAACCGAACTTCAATTGCAGATCGAGCGCATCGAGTCGTTTTTCATGCGTCTGGTCGTTCGGCTAGAAACGCTGGCCGAGTCGTCCGAACTGCAGGCAGGACGGCGGGAAGAGATCATGCCCTATCTGGCGAAAGAGCGCCAATCGCTAGGGAATGAAATCGAGGCGATCTATTACAATACCGTCGACGGCGACGTCTACGATACCGACGGTTCCAAGTTCAACGTCAGCGATCGCCACTATTTCGCCAAGATTTCCGCGGGCGAGTTGGTTATCTCGCGCCTGCTTAAGAGTCGCGGCTCTGGAGCCGACGTCGTCTTGATTCTCGTTCCGACGTTCGACACCAACGGCGCGCGAAACGGCGCTGTCGGTTTAACGATCCTGGAACGTCACCTGATCGACTATCTGGATAGTGCAACCGTCTCGCACGACGCCAGGCTCTATCTATTCGACCAAGACGGGAAAATGATCGCCGGCGACGCCAACGACTCCTTTTCGGCCTCCTCCGTCTCGGCCGAAGGCCAAGATTCAACCAAGACCAACCGCAGCCAAGACCAGACGATCGTGATTGGCGCCATTCCCAACTCAGGCTGGTCGCTGGCACTGATTTATCCCGACGAAACGACGTTCCTGCCGATTTTTCGCCGCTTGCGTTGGGCGCAGTTGGGAGGGGCCGCCGTTGGTTTGGCGGTCGCCCTGGCGCTGGGCGTCCTATTCACCAACGCCGCGATGGCGCCGATCAAGAAAATTTCGGACGCCCATTCGCAATACGCCAAGGGAGACAAAAGCCTCCGCTTGCCGATGGATGAGCTCAACGAGTTTGCACCGCTGGCGCAGTCGTTCAACTTTCTGGCCAGTCGCATCTCGGCGGTCGAAAGCGAACGCGAGCAGCATCTGCGCGACGTCGAAGCGAGCGAGGCCCGTTTTCGCGCCCTGTTCGACGCCGCCGCGGACGCCATGTTTCTGGTCGACGTCAAAGCCAAAATCATCAACGTCAATGACGAAGCGTGCCGCAGTCTGGGCTATACCCGCGAAGAGTTGCAGCAGATGCACTCGGACGAAGTTGAAGTTGGGTGGAAACGGGAAGCAATCGTTGAGTTACAGGATTCGATCGCGGAAAACGATCCCCTTTCGCCAGTCTCGGGGCGGCACCGCCGCAAAGATGGGAGCGAGTTTCCGGTTGAAGTCCGGATCGGCCGCTTTGTCGAAAACGGGCAGCCGCTGTTTATCGCGATCGTTCGTAACGTCGAGGTCCGCCTGCGACAAGAGGAAATCATCCGCCGCGAAAAGGCGATGCTCGAGCGCGTGATGCAGGCGAGCGTCGCCGCCATCATGATCGTCGACGCCCACGACAAGACGAAGTTCGCGAACCGCCGCGCGATCGAACTGCTGGCGCTTTCTCCCACCGAATATGGCTTCTCCGAACCAGCGTGGCGTCGATTTGACTGGAGCGGCAAACCGTTGAACGAAGAAACGCAGACCGCCTACTCGCGGGTTCGCAAGACCAACGCCCCCGTCTATGGCGTTCGCTATCTTCTGGAGAGAGGACCGGGAGACCGCCGCGTGCTGCACATCAATGGGGCGCCGCTGCATAACGAGCAAGGAGAATTTGACGGCGCCGTATTGGTTGTCGACGACATTACCGACGCCTACCAGGCCGAGCGAGCGCTGAAGGCGAGCGAGGATCGCTTTCAGTTGGCGGTCCGCGGGGCCCAGCAGGGAATTTGGGAATGGGACCTTGTCGAAGACCGCACCTACTGGTCGGAGCGGATGTTCGAGCACTTTGGCATTTCGCCAGAGAATGGTCCGCCGCCCCGCGATGCGATCCGCAGTTGGATTCATCCCGACGACCGGCAGCGGGTCGATGAGATGTTCGAGAAGTTCGAAGCGCAACAGGGGCCCTTCGACGCCGAGTGCCGTTTCCGCGTCGCCGCGGGCGAATATCGCTGGTTCCGACTTTCCGGAGACGGCGAGCGCGACGAGAGCGGCGCCATCATCCGTCTGGCGGGGGCCTTAACCGACATCACCGCCCGTAAACAGGCGGAACAGTTCGTCCGCGAGAACGAAGCCCGTTATCGCGCGATTTTTGAAGCGGCGGTCAACGGCTTCTTCCTCTACTCGCTGGAGGGGGAACTAGTCGACGTGAATCCGGCCGCATGCCGAATCCACGGTTATACGCGGGAAGAAATGTTGGCGATGGACCCTCGGGAGTTCATCCACCCTGACAGCCATCTCACCTTCGAAGAATTCTTGAAAACGGTCGCCGCGGGCAAACGCTTTGAGGCCCCGGCGATCGGTATCCGCAAGGATGGCGGCGTTTTTTACGCCGACGTCATCGGAGTTCCGTATGAGGCGGACGGACGACGCTTGGCGCTGGGGACGGTGCTCGACGTGACCGAGTCGCGAATGGCGGCCAAAGAGCGGGAGACCCTGATCGGCAACCTCGAAGCGAAGAACACGGAACTGGAGAGGTTCACCTACACCGTTTCTCACGACCTGAAATCTCCGCTCATAACGATCAAAGGATTTCTAGGGGCGCTCTCCCAGGATATTGATCGCGGCGATATGCCAGCGGTGCAGGAAGATATGCAGATCATCAGCGACGCGGCCGAAAAAATGGCGGATCTGCTGGACGATCTGTTGGAATTGTCCCGAATTGGCCGGGTTTGCAATCCGAACGGATTTGTCGAGGGGCAGAAGCTTGTCGACGCCGTTTTGACCTTTTTGGCCGGTCGTATCGCCGAAAAGCAGGTCAACGTTGCGGTTAGCTGCGATGATCGCCAATTTTACGTCGACCGCGTGCGTCTCCAAGAAGTGCTGCAAAATCTTGTCGAAAATGCGGTAAAATACTCGGATCCGGCCGATCCACGCGTCACAATTCAGTTATCGTCCGACAAGACCCATACGACTTGCTGGGTCCGGGACAACGGCCCCGGCATCCCGGAGAGCTTTCGGGAAAAGATTTTCGGATTGTTTGAAAAGCTCGATCCCCATTCCGACGGAACCGGAATCGGACTGGCGATCGCAAAACGTATTATTGAGTTTCACCAGGGTGAGATCTGGGTCGAGCCGAATCCTGTCAAAGGCGCTTGCTTTTGCTTCCGCATTCCGCGCGATCCCAACTCCCCATTGTTATCGACTGTAACGCTAGGCTAA
- a CDS encoding heavy metal translocating P-type ATPase has protein sequence MAKDPICGMDVDPNKALQLEQGGETYFFCSEHCRTKFANHEGDQADAAHEGEHSCCHGNGGHGGHGVELTQLSTGPARERPASTAAYICPMCPGVESDKPAACPKCGMALEPNPSAPKKAKKTIYTCPMHPEIEQDHPGSCPKCGMDLEKKSVTAESDEDEDGELNDMTLRFWIATALALPVFLLAMGPMVGVPVDQWLGHTAYVWIQLILSTPVVLWAGWPFFMRGVRSFLTGHLNMFTLIAVGTGAAYLYSLVGVFAPSLIPEAFKHEGRVEVYFEAAAVIIALVLLGQLLELRARKKTSGAIKALIALAPPTAHRVRDGKEEDVELDEVHSGDLLRVRPGEKIPVDGRVTEGESSVDESMLTGEPNPVKKQAGDEVISGTVNSTGSFLMEAEKVGEDTVLSQIVDMVANAQRSRAPIQRIADQVAGYFVPAVLATSLVTFVVWAIFGPEGSALSWALVNAVAVLIIACPCALGLATPMSIMVGVGRGASEGVLIKDAEVLERMEKVDAVVVDKTGTLTAGKPKLTEFESLEKVSPSGVLRMAAAVEQNSEHPLARSIIAGAQDQGIELPSVEKFDSIPGGGVSGEVEGRKVLIGNNALLEERNVENRDAMQDRVAQLQSQGRTVMLVALDGKMSGLVAVADPIKDPTPEAIRQLHELGLKVIMLTGDNQRTAESVAKELGIDDFTAEVRPQDKQDRVSQLKAEGYVVAMAGDGVNDAPALAAADVGIAMGAGSDVAIESAGVTLVKGDLRGIVRSVRLSRRTMKNIRQNLIFAFAYNVVGIPIAAGVLYPLSYHLLLNPMIAAAAMSFSSVSVIGNSLRLRKAKLD, from the coding sequence GTGGCCAAAGACCCTATCTGCGGAATGGACGTCGATCCGAACAAGGCGCTGCAGTTAGAGCAAGGCGGAGAGACCTACTTCTTCTGCAGCGAACATTGTCGCACCAAGTTCGCCAATCATGAGGGCGATCAGGCGGATGCTGCGCACGAAGGGGAACATTCTTGCTGTCACGGGAACGGCGGACACGGCGGTCATGGGGTCGAACTGACGCAACTGTCGACCGGGCCAGCGAGAGAAAGGCCTGCTTCCACGGCCGCCTATATCTGCCCCATGTGTCCCGGCGTCGAAAGCGACAAGCCGGCCGCCTGTCCGAAGTGCGGCATGGCGCTGGAACCGAATCCATCGGCGCCGAAGAAGGCCAAGAAAACGATCTACACCTGCCCGATGCATCCCGAGATCGAGCAGGATCATCCCGGCAGTTGTCCCAAGTGCGGGATGGATCTGGAAAAGAAGAGCGTCACCGCCGAAAGCGATGAGGACGAGGATGGCGAACTGAACGACATGACGTTGCGATTTTGGATCGCGACGGCGTTGGCGCTGCCGGTCTTCCTGCTGGCGATGGGACCGATGGTCGGCGTGCCTGTCGATCAGTGGCTGGGGCACACCGCCTATGTCTGGATTCAGCTGATCCTAAGCACGCCGGTGGTGCTGTGGGCGGGCTGGCCCTTCTTCATGCGGGGCGTTCGTTCCTTCCTGACCGGTCACTTGAACATGTTCACGCTGATCGCGGTCGGAACCGGCGCGGCGTATCTCTACAGTTTGGTCGGCGTGTTCGCTCCAAGCCTTATACCCGAGGCGTTCAAACACGAAGGCCGCGTCGAAGTTTACTTTGAAGCGGCGGCTGTCATCATCGCGCTGGTACTGCTCGGACAGCTGTTGGAGCTGCGGGCTCGCAAAAAGACGAGCGGCGCGATCAAGGCGCTGATCGCCCTTGCGCCGCCGACGGCGCATCGGGTGCGTGACGGCAAAGAAGAGGATGTCGAGCTGGACGAAGTTCACTCTGGCGACTTGCTTCGCGTTCGACCGGGGGAAAAGATCCCGGTCGACGGCCGCGTGACCGAAGGAGAGAGCAGCGTCGACGAGTCGATGTTGACCGGCGAGCCCAACCCGGTGAAGAAGCAGGCGGGCGACGAGGTGATCAGCGGCACCGTCAACAGCACTGGTTCGTTTCTGATGGAAGCCGAAAAAGTTGGCGAGGATACCGTCTTGTCGCAGATTGTCGACATGGTCGCCAATGCCCAGCGGAGCCGCGCCCCGATTCAGCGGATCGCCGATCAGGTTGCTGGCTACTTTGTGCCGGCGGTGCTGGCGACCTCGCTGGTGACGTTCGTCGTGTGGGCGATCTTTGGGCCGGAAGGTTCGGCGCTCTCGTGGGCGCTAGTCAATGCGGTCGCAGTGTTGATCATCGCTTGTCCATGTGCGTTGGGATTGGCGACGCCGATGTCGATCATGGTCGGCGTCGGCCGCGGCGCCAGCGAAGGAGTGCTGATCAAAGACGCCGAAGTGCTGGAGCGCATGGAGAAGGTCGACGCGGTTGTCGTCGACAAAACGGGGACGCTGACCGCCGGCAAACCGAAGCTGACCGAGTTTGAATCGCTCGAGAAGGTGTCCCCCAGCGGCGTACTGCGGATGGCGGCCGCCGTTGAGCAGAACAGCGAACATCCCCTGGCCCGGTCGATTATTGCTGGCGCCCAGGACCAAGGAATCGAACTGCCGAGCGTTGAGAAGTTCGACTCGATCCCCGGCGGCGGCGTGAGCGGCGAAGTCGAAGGGCGGAAAGTCTTGATCGGCAACAACGCTCTCTTGGAAGAACGTAACGTGGAGAACCGAGACGCGATGCAGGATCGCGTCGCCCAGCTGCAAAGCCAGGGGCGAACCGTGATGCTGGTTGCGCTCGACGGAAAAATGTCGGGACTGGTCGCCGTGGCCGATCCGATCAAAGATCCGACGCCGGAAGCGATTCGTCAGTTGCATGAGCTCGGTTTGAAGGTGATCATGCTGACCGGCGACAACCAGCGAACCGCCGAGTCGGTCGCCAAAGAGTTGGGGATCGACGACTTCACCGCCGAAGTCCGCCCGCAAGACAAGCAAGATCGCGTTTCGCAACTCAAAGCCGAAGGCTACGTCGTCGCCATGGCGGGAGACGGAGTGAACGATGCGCCCGCCTTGGCCGCCGCCGACGTCGGCATTGCGATGGGGGCGGGATCGGACGTGGCGATCGAATCGGCTGGCGTGACGCTGGTCAAAGGAGATCTGCGGGGAATCGTGCGGAGCGTAAGATTAAGTCGCCGCACGATGAAGAACATCCGCCAGAATCTCATCTTCGCGTTCGCCTACAACGTGGTAGGAATCCCGATCGCCGCCGGCGTTCTCTATCCGCTGTCGTATCACCTGCTGCTCAACCCGATGATCGCCGCTGCTGCGATGAGCTTTAGCTCGGTCTCGGTGATCGGGAACTCGCTGCGGCTGAGAAAGGCGAAGCTGGATTAA
- a CDS encoding FHA domain-containing protein — protein MALVTLRIIDGADRGTVFDRLETPVTIGREEGNTLQLKDERVSRFHVKIQEDHGKIVLVDLESTNGTRVNGEDIHLRILRYGDMIHVGRSVILYGSEDEIADRLAQLRVQRQKERGEEERTNGPLNPSDSASSLEFELNWNNQEEDLQAAIYSLEPPELPERLSPAQAAQLAELMEYIHIRIRHLLLSVEVNDAAEKVALDTREWQNLLDLQARISILLRRIGDPGL, from the coding sequence ATGGCGCTGGTTACATTACGCATCATCGACGGCGCGGATCGCGGTACGGTGTTTGATCGTCTCGAGACGCCGGTCACGATTGGCCGCGAAGAGGGGAATACCCTCCAATTGAAGGACGAACGGGTCAGCCGTTTTCACGTCAAGATCCAGGAGGACCATGGCAAAATCGTCCTGGTCGACCTTGAGAGCACCAACGGCACGCGGGTCAACGGCGAGGACATCCACCTCCGCATCTTGCGGTATGGCGACATGATCCACGTCGGCCGCTCGGTCATCCTCTACGGCTCGGAAGACGAAATCGCCGATCGTCTGGCCCAGCTCCGCGTGCAGCGGCAAAAAGAGCGGGGAGAGGAAGAGCGGACCAATGGTCCGCTCAATCCCAGCGACAGCGCCTCGTCGCTCGAGTTCGAGCTGAACTGGAACAACCAGGAAGAAGACCTCCAAGCGGCGATCTACTCGCTGGAACCGCCAGAGCTGCCCGAGCGTCTGAGCCCGGCTCAAGCGGCCCAGCTGGCCGAGTTGATGGAATACATCCACATCCGAATTCGCCACCTGTTGCTGTCGGTTGAAGTCAACGATGCGGCCGAAAAAGTGGCGCTCGACACTCGCGAATGGCAAAACCTGCTCGACCTGCAGGCCCGCATCTCGATCCTGCTCCGCCGGATTGGTGACCCTGGGCTGTAA
- a CDS encoding response regulator, translated as MQGRPIKVLLVEDNAAHAKLVMRSFREHAVANEIVHVDNGESALEYMFQIGQYQNVDTLPDLVLLDLRLPKYDGLHVLSEIKKNPSTANIPVVVLTTSDAEADVNQAYGHHVNSYLVKPIDFIEFSKMLSDLGFYWLVWNEPPKRR; from the coding sequence ATGCAAGGACGACCCATCAAGGTCTTGTTGGTCGAAGACAATGCGGCGCATGCGAAATTGGTCATGCGCAGTTTTCGTGAGCATGCCGTCGCCAACGAAATCGTCCATGTCGACAATGGCGAATCCGCGCTGGAATATATGTTCCAGATCGGACAATACCAAAACGTAGATACTCTACCTGACCTGGTATTGCTCGATCTGCGGCTTCCTAAGTATGACGGCCTACATGTGCTGAGCGAGATCAAAAAGAATCCTTCGACCGCCAACATTCCAGTGGTAGTATTGACCACCAGCGACGCCGAGGCCGACGTCAATCAGGCGTACGGACACCACGTGAACAGCTACCTGGTCAAACCGATTGATTTCATTGAGTTCTCCAAAATGTTGAGCGATCTTGGATTCTATTGGTTGGTCTGGAACGAACCGCCGAAACGACGGTAG
- a CDS encoding PAS domain S-box protein has protein sequence MPDEYRILIIEDERSHAILMSRALNTFSSQFEVIIASSLEKARQEIVQRRPDLALVDNMLPDGRGVDLLSHRRPEDQQFPIVVMTSYGDERTAVEALKRGAIDYVVKTEHFFSELPRIAERAIRQWQLICDKRDAELALRNSERRYRALVDNSPVPILVHSMEKVVLANEKAVECLGGTSDADLIGRPIEDFIVPDERQSVRERISSLYKGEPTTAAEQHMLCVDGRTIDVSVAGTPIDYLGHPACQIVFLDITERKRAELALKIRERAIASTTNGVFIVSLSENEPQLVYGNPALEVMLGVAPGMLEGKSLDVFRADPREAEQLRQLNWGIVNGGAMQETLRLARAEGEFGWCEISIAPVRGEKGIVTHVVGVVNDIAEKILADDELRRRNMELAHVARLSTLGEIVAGIAHEVNQPLYAISNYGSTCLNLLKSQREDREENITHCITRIVDQATRAGEIIRRLRNFASRTDPKLEDRDVHELIHDSVELIAPMIRDSDVFVQYELPDQLPPVTVDAIQIQQVLINLVTNACEAMKAISESKTVTISAQVSDDLVEFCVRDSGPGLPGNVDIFEAFRTTKEGGMGMGLAISRSIIELHGGKIWCQPSAEGAEFRFTLPTASEPTEEEHANDTNRVHH, from the coding sequence GTGCCGGACGAATATCGCATCTTGATCATCGAAGATGAACGCTCTCATGCGATTCTGATGAGCCGGGCGTTAAACACCTTCTCTTCGCAGTTTGAAGTCATCATCGCCTCTTCGTTGGAAAAAGCCCGACAAGAGATCGTCCAGCGACGTCCCGATCTGGCCCTGGTCGACAACATGCTGCCGGACGGCCGCGGCGTCGATCTACTGTCGCATCGCCGTCCTGAAGACCAACAGTTTCCGATCGTCGTGATGACCAGCTACGGCGACGAGCGGACCGCGGTCGAGGCGCTCAAGCGCGGCGCCATCGACTATGTCGTCAAGACCGAACACTTCTTCTCCGAACTGCCCCGCATCGCCGAACGGGCCATTCGCCAATGGCAATTGATCTGCGACAAGCGCGACGCGGAGCTAGCGCTGCGTAACAGCGAACGCCGCTACCGAGCGCTGGTCGACAATTCGCCGGTGCCGATCCTCGTTCACAGCATGGAAAAAGTGGTCCTGGCCAACGAGAAGGCGGTCGAGTGTTTGGGAGGAACGTCCGACGCCGACCTGATCGGACGCCCGATCGAAGACTTCATCGTTCCGGATGAGCGGCAATCGGTCCGCGAGCGGATCAGCTCTTTGTACAAGGGTGAACCGACCACCGCCGCCGAGCAGCACATGCTGTGCGTCGATGGCCGCACGATCGACGTCTCGGTCGCCGGCACGCCGATCGATTACCTGGGACATCCCGCCTGTCAGATCGTCTTCCTCGATATTACCGAGCGGAAACGAGCCGAACTGGCCCTGAAGATCCGCGAGCGGGCGATCGCCTCGACGACCAACGGCGTCTTCATCGTCAGCCTGTCGGAAAACGAACCGCAATTGGTCTATGGCAATCCGGCGCTGGAGGTGATGCTCGGCGTCGCCCCGGGGATGCTCGAAGGAAAAAGCCTGGACGTCTTCCGCGCCGATCCCCGCGAAGCCGAGCAACTGCGGCAGTTGAATTGGGGCATCGTCAACGGCGGCGCCATGCAAGAGACGCTGCGGCTGGCCCGTGCCGAAGGGGAATTTGGCTGGTGTGAGATTTCGATCGCACCGGTCCGGGGCGAAAAGGGAATCGTCACCCATGTCGTGGGCGTCGTCAACGACATCGCCGAGAAGATCTTGGCCGATGACGAACTCCGCCGCCGTAACATGGAACTGGCGCACGTCGCCCGGCTGAGCACGTTGGGCGAAATCGTCGCCGGCATCGCCCACGAGGTGAATCAGCCCCTCTATGCGATCTCGAACTACGGCAGCACTTGCTTGAATCTGCTGAAGTCGCAGCGCGAAGACCGCGAAGAGAACATCACCCACTGCATCACGCGAATCGTCGATCAGGCGACTCGCGCCGGCGAAATTATCCGGCGCTTGCGCAACTTCGCCAGCCGCACCGATCCCAAGCTGGAAGATCGCGACGTCCATGAGCTGATTCATGATTCGGTCGAATTGATCGCCCCGATGATTCGCGATAGCGACGTCTTCGTGCAGTACGAGTTGCCCGACCAACTGCCGCCGGTGACGGTCGATGCGATCCAGATTCAACAAGTCTTGATTAACCTGGTGACCAACGCCTGCGAGGCGATGAAGGCGATCAGCGAAAGCAAGACGGTGACGATTAGCGCGCAAGTGAGCGATGATCTAGTCGAATTTTGCGTGCGCGATTCTGGGCCTGGCCTTCCCGGCAACGTCGACATATTTGAAGCGTTCCGCACAACCAAAGAAGGCGGAATGGGAATGGGTTTGGCGATTTCTCGCTCGATCATCGAGCTACACGGAGGTAAGATTTGGTGCCAGCCATCCGCCGAGGGAGCGGAATTCCGATTCACTTTGCCGACTGCCTCTGAACCTACGGAAGAAGAACATGCCAACGACACCAACCGTGTTCATCATTGA
- a CDS encoding response regulator transcription factor, whose protein sequence is MPTTPTVFIIDDDPAARESIGMLIDSLGLKTEQFSSAEEFLAAFSADRCGCVITDVRMLGLSGVELQERLLSVGYRIPVILITAHANTQTTVRAMRNGAVTFLDKPCKEQEIVDAVNEAIALDAKWRAEDVDKEEAERLYQTLTDGEKDVMRLMVQGKANKVIARRLDVSLRTVEARRHNVFKKMGVDNVPDLVRMAIRLGQDIDSTGGEDDDVD, encoded by the coding sequence ATGCCAACGACACCAACCGTGTTCATCATTGATGACGATCCCGCCGCGCGGGAATCGATCGGAATGCTGATCGATTCTTTGGGCCTGAAAACCGAACAATTTTCGTCGGCCGAAGAATTCTTAGCGGCGTTTTCGGCCGATCGCTGCGGCTGCGTCATCACCGACGTGCGGATGCTGGGATTGAGCGGCGTCGAGCTGCAGGAACGCCTGTTGTCGGTCGGTTACCGGATTCCGGTAATTTTGATCACCGCCCACGCCAATACTCAAACGACCGTTCGCGCGATGCGCAACGGAGCGGTGACCTTCCTCGACAAGCCGTGCAAAGAGCAAGAAATTGTCGACGCGGTCAACGAAGCGATCGCCCTGGACGCCAAATGGCGGGCCGAAGACGTCGACAAAGAGGAAGCGGAACGACTCTACCAAACGCTTACCGATGGCGAAAAAGACGTCATGCGGCTGATGGTGCAAGGCAAAGCGAACAAAGTGATCGCCCGCCGCCTGGACGTCAGTCTCCGAACGGTTGAAGCTCGCCGTCATAACGTCTTCAAGAAAATGGGAGTCGACAACGTTCCGGACTTGGTTCGGATGGCGATTCGGTTAGGGCAAGATATCGATTCGACCGGCGGTGAGGATGACGACGTCGACTAG